A single region of the Sorghum bicolor cultivar BTx623 chromosome 7, Sorghum_bicolor_NCBIv3, whole genome shotgun sequence genome encodes:
- the LOC8071176 gene encoding UDP-N-acetylglucosamine diphosphorylase 1: MTEMVVAARAPAPAAGRWGAAPPQELLERLKDYGQEGAFAFWDELAPEERDHLIRDIESLDLPRIDRIVRCSLRSQGAPVPTFEPVPESSVSTVDDRTPEDKERWWRRGLRAISEGKLAVVLLAGGQGTRLGSSDPKGCFSIGLPSRKSLFQLQAERILCIQKLAAQCTDAPGSTVPIHWYIMTSPFTDEATRKFFETHRYFGLEPNQVTFFQQGTVPCVSHDGRFIMETPYKVAKAPDGNGGVYAALKSKRLLDDMAAKGVKYVDCYGVDNVLVRVADPTFLGYFIDRGASAAAKVVRKAYPQEKVGVFVQRGKGGPLSVVEYSEMDAAMTTEINQTTGRLRYCWSNVCLHMFTLDFLNQVTNSLEKDSIYHLAEKRIPSVHGYTSGLKLEQFIFDVFNYSPSTALFEVLREEEFAPVKNANGATYDTPDSARLMLLRLHSRWVVAAGGFLTHSVPLYMTGVEVSPLCSYAGENLEAICRGRTFHAPSEISF, translated from the exons ATGACGGAGATGGTGGTGGCGGCTCGGGCGCCGGCCCCGGCGGCGGGGAGGTGGGGCGCGGCGCCGCCGCAGGAGCTACTGGAGAGGCTCAAGGACTACGGCCAGGAGGGCGCCTTCGCCTTCTGGGACGAGCTCGCGCCCGAGGAGCGCGACCACCTCATCCGGGACATTGAG AGCCTAGATCTTCCTAGGATTGATCGGATTGTCCGATGCTCGCTTAGATCACAAG GTGCTCCTGTACCAACCTTTGAGCCTGTGCCGGAGTCAAGTGTCTCCACGGTGGATGACAGAACTCCTGAGGACAAAGaaaggtggtggaggaggggctTGAGAGCCATTTCAGAGGGGAAGTTAGCTGTTGTTTTGTTGGCTGGTGGCCAG GGGACTAGGCTTGGCAGTTCTGACCCTAAGGGATGTTTCA GTATCGGGCTTCCATCTAGGAAGTCACTTTTCCAACTACAAGCTGAACGGATTTTGTGTATTCAGAAGCTGGCTGCTCAATGCACTGACG CCCCAGGTAGCACAGTGCCAATTCACTGGTATATAATGACTAGTCCCTTTACCGATGAAGCGACCCGAAAGTTCTTTGAAACCCACAGATATTTTGGTTTAGAGCCTAATCAA GTGACATTTTTCCAGCAGGGTACTGTTCCATGTGTATCTCATGATGGAAGATTTATTATGGAGACACCATACAAG GTAGCAAAGGCTCCCGATGGCAATGGTGGAGTATATGCTG CTCTAAAATCTAAAAGGTTGCTCGATGATATGGCTGCAAAAGGTGTTAAGTATGTAGATTGCTATGGAGTTGATAATGTATTG GTCCGTGTTGCAGATCCAACATTCCTAGGATACTTTATTGACAGAGGTGCATCTGCTGCTGCTAAGGTTGTCAGGAAG GCATATCCACAAGAGAAAGTTGGAGTATTTGTTCAGCGTGGAAAGGGTGGACCCCTCTCTGTAGTTGAATACAGTGAAATGGATGCAGCTATGACAACTGAAATCAATCAAACTACTGGTCGCCTTCGTTATTGCTGGAGCAAT GTCTGCTTGCATATGTTCACTTTGGATTTTCTGAACCAAGTGACAAACAGTCTTGAAAAGGATAGCAT TTACCATCTAGCCGAGAAGAGAATTCCTTCAGTCCATGGGTACACATCAGGCTTAAAGCTTGAACAATTTATATTTGATGTGTTCAACTATTCTCCTTCGACAGCTCTTTTTGAG GTTTTGCGTGAGGAGGAATTTGCGCCAGTGAAGAATGCTAATGGTGCAACTTATGACACTCCTGATAGTGCCAGGTTAATGCTGCTTCGGCTTCATAGCCGATGGGTGGTTGCTGCAGGTGGCTTCTTGACTCATTCTGTGCCCTTGTATATGACAG GAGTTGAAGTTTCTCCGCTTTGTTCTTATGCTGGAGAGAATCTAGAAGCCATATGCAGAGGAAGAACATTCCATGCACCAAGTGAGATTTCATTCTAG
- the LOC8071177 gene encoding probable pectinesterase 8, translated as MQMSAKINGAAAAAAFLLFYTHLYFPTTVHLYSSATPLLGALVNLTTPSLPLYPFSVDSTSTHHQYDCKYNPLCDDFPPDFPPPDIPAVSIFCVDPNGCCEFTTVQAAVDAVPNHSSKRNVVWINKGIYFEKVTVPASKPNITFQGQGFDLTAIAWNDTAKSANGTFYSASVSVFASGFIAKNISFINVAPIPRPGAVDAQAVAIRINGDQAAFWGCGFFGAQDTLHDDRGRHYFKECFIQGSIDFIFGDARSLYENCRLISIADPVPSGQRSITGSVTAHARVSEDDNTGYSFVNCSIGGTGWIWLGRAWRPYSRVIFAYTSMSDIIASEGWNDWNDHTRDQTVFYGEYKCTGDGANLADRVPYAQKLSDVQVLPYLNTSFIDGDQWLKPYCDSLISA; from the exons ATGCAGATGAGCGCCAAGATCAAtggggcagcagcagctgctgcattCCTGCTCTTCTACACTCACCTCTACTTCCCAACCACTGTTCATCTCTACTCCTCAGCCACTCCATTGCTTGGAGCCCTCGTTAATCTTACAACGCCTTCCCTTCCATTATACCCGTTTTCGGTTGATTCCACCTCTACCCATCATCAGTATGACTGTAAATACAACCCGCTATGCGACGACTTCCCACCGGATTTTCCCCCGCCCGACATACCAGCAGTGTCCATCTTCTGTGTCGATCCCAATGGCTGTTGTGAATTCACAACCGTGCAGGCGGCGGTCGATGCAGTTCCAAACCACAGCAGCAAAAGGAATGTTGTGTGGATCAACAAGGGCATCTACTT TGAGAAGGTGACAGTCCCAGCATCCAAGCCCAACATCACATTCCAAGGGCAGGGGTTCGACCTGACAGCGATCGCGTGGAACGATACTGCCAAGTCGGCGAACGGCACATTCTATAGCGCCTCAGTCTCTGTTTTCGCATCAGGATTCATTGCGAAGAACATAAGCTTCATT AATGTAGCACCAATTCCAAGGCCTGGCGCTGTCGATGCACAGGCAGTGGCAATCAGGATCAATGGTGACCAAGCAGCATTCTGGGGTTGTGGCTTCTTTGGAGCGCAAGACACACTCCATGACGACAGAGGCCGGCATTACTTCAAGGAATGTTTCATCCAGGGCTCCATTGACTTTATCTTTGGAGATGCTAGGTCACTCTATGAA AATTGCAGATTGATATCTATTGCAGACCCAGTGCCTTCAGGGCAAAGATCAATTACTGGTTCAGTCACTGCACATGCCCGGGTATCAGAAGATGACAACACTGGCTACTCATTTGTCAATTGTAGCATAGGTGGCACCGGTTGGATATGGCTTGGACGAGCATGGAGACCATATTCTCGGGTCATCTTTGCCTACACATCAATGTCAGACATCATAGCTTCTGAAGGATGGAATGACTGGAATGACCACACAAGAGATCA GACTGTATTTTATGGAGAGTACAAGTGTACAGGTGATGGTGCAAACCTGGCAGATAGAGTGCCTTATGCTCAGAAGCTTAGTGATGTGCAAGTGTTACCTTACCTGAACACATCTTTCATCGATGGAGATCAATGGCTGAAACCATACTGTGACTCACTAATATCTGCTTGA